Proteins from a single region of Allocatelliglobosispora scoriae:
- a CDS encoding class 1 isoprenoid biosynthesis enzyme: MSHSWGHVVALARCARRCLPVMFYSNARCRDLTAAFESVVTPMITEAADPADRAYLHDQLLSWGIKGSYLMENYVRLVGSPPRPDVSILAGVFTRLYDDALDEFDDDTVGARLSALFAGGDLEPRTTVEHLLAAVYRALAERAPRATHPAAYRVLTELHDSQLESLKQAGSDLTDQQVWDLALAKGGRGVVVLCSLVVPGLSATDEELLHDLGAMLQVVDDYQDAADDRRSGLRTTCTDGGVSVTFLLEWMRDIESRMAAVHGAVPTRPFFDSLYLWLYTIVGVRLLRRGPVRRSWSRQVPRVIPMRVILLRRDVLHGTWSVDSVDRHRRRVRAGAVPSEHLPAGPPAQEGSGPRRGAPPPRQRG; the protein is encoded by the coding sequence ATGTCGCACTCCTGGGGGCACGTCGTCGCGCTCGCCCGCTGCGCCCGGCGATGCCTGCCCGTCATGTTCTACTCCAACGCCCGCTGCCGGGACCTGACAGCCGCCTTCGAGTCCGTCGTCACTCCGATGATCACCGAGGCCGCCGACCCGGCCGACCGGGCCTATCTGCACGATCAGCTGCTCTCCTGGGGCATCAAGGGCAGTTACCTGATGGAGAACTACGTCCGGCTCGTCGGCTCCCCGCCCCGGCCGGACGTGTCGATCCTCGCCGGCGTCTTCACCCGGCTCTATGACGACGCGCTGGACGAGTTCGACGACGACACCGTCGGCGCCCGGCTGAGCGCGCTCTTCGCCGGTGGCGACCTCGAGCCCCGTACCACAGTGGAGCACCTGCTGGCCGCGGTCTACCGGGCCCTCGCCGAGCGGGCGCCCCGCGCCACACACCCCGCCGCCTACCGGGTGCTGACCGAACTGCACGACAGCCAGCTGGAGTCGCTCAAGCAGGCCGGTTCGGACCTCACCGACCAGCAGGTGTGGGATCTCGCCCTCGCCAAGGGCGGCCGGGGCGTGGTCGTGCTGTGCAGCCTCGTCGTCCCCGGGCTCTCCGCCACCGACGAGGAGCTGCTGCACGACCTCGGCGCGATGCTGCAGGTCGTGGACGACTACCAGGACGCGGCCGACGACCGCCGCAGCGGGCTCCGGACCACCTGCACCGACGGGGGCGTCTCGGTCACGTTCCTGCTGGAGTGGATGCGCGACATCGAGTCCCGGATGGCAGCCGTCCACGGCGCGGTCCCGACCCGGCCCTTCTTCGACAGCCTCTACCTGTGGCTCTACACGATCGTCGGGGTGCGCCTGCTGCGCCGCGGGCCGGTCCGCCGGAGCTGGTCCCGCCAGGTCCCCCGGGTCATCCCGATGCGCGTCATCCTCCTGCGTCGCGACGTTCTCCATGGAACCTGGAGCGTCGACTCCGTGGACCGTCACCGACGGCGGGTGCGCGCCGGCGCAGTCCCCTCAGAGCACTTGCCGGCCGGACCCCCTGCGCAAGAAGGTTCCGGGCCCAGGCGTGGTGCTCCTCCGCCCAGACAGCGAGGTTGA